One window from the genome of Pyrus communis chromosome 16, drPyrComm1.1, whole genome shotgun sequence encodes:
- the LOC137720556 gene encoding UDP-rhamnose/UDP-galactose transporter 4-like: MASAGKADRKASLDAASWLFNVVTSVGIIIVNKSLMATHGFSFATTLTGLHFATTTLLTVVLKWLGYIQPSQLPLPDLLKFVLFANFSIVGMNVSLMWNSVGFYQIAKLTMIPVSCFLEVVLDNVRYSRGTKLSIALVLLGVAVCTVTDVSVNAKGFIAALVAVWSTALQQHYVHSLQRKYSLGSFNLLGHTAPVQAASLLILGPFLDYWLTNKIVYAYDYHLISMSLIVLSCTIAVGTNLSQFICIGRFTAVSFQVLGHMKTILVLILGFIFFGKEGLNLQVVLGMFIAILGMIWYGNASSKPGGKERLPSSKSQKNSGLLSESSGVDEKV, translated from the exons ATGGCTTCAGCAGGCAAAGCTGATCGGAAGGCTTCTCTTGATGCTGCCTCATGGTTGTTCAATGTTGTCACATCTGTTGGAATAATCATTGTCAATAAATCGTTGATGGCTACGCACGGTTTCAGTTTTG CTACAACATTAACGGGTCTGCATTTTGCCACAACAACCTTACTGACTGTTGTTCTTAAATGGCTGGGATATATCCAGCCCTCTCAGCTACCATTACCTGATCTTTTGAAGTTTGTTTTATTTGCGAATTTCTCCATAGTTGGCATGAATGTGAGTTTAATGTGGAACTCTGTGGGATTCTATCAG ATCGCGAAGCTGACTATGATACCAGTATCATGTTTTCTAGAAGTTGTCTTGGACAACGTGCGTTACTCAAGGGGCACAAAGCTAAGCATAGCACTGGTTCTCCTTGGAGTTGCAGTTTGTACTGTTACTGATGTCAGTGTCAATGCCAAGGGTTTTATAGCTGCTTTAGTGGCAGTTTGGAGCACTGCCCTACAACAGCAT TATGTACACTCTCTTCAACGGAAGTATTCTCTTGGATCTTTCAATTTATTGGGACATACTGCGCCAGTACAGGCTGCATCTTTGCTGATATTAGGCCCCTTCTTGGACTACTGGTTGACAAATAAAATAGTTTACGCGTACGACTATCATTTGATATCCATG TCATTAATTGTCCTGTCTTGCACCATCGCGGTTGGGACCAACCTCAGCCAGTTCATCTGCATTGGTAGATTTACTGCTGTGTCATTTCAAGTCCTTGGCCATATGAAGACAATTCTGGTCTTGATCTTAGGGTTCATATTCTTCGGGAAGGAGGGTCTCAATCTTCAAGTAGTCCTAGGTATGTTCATCGCGATATTGGGAATGATCTGGTACGGCAATGCCTCATCCAAGCCAGGAGGCAAGGAGCGTCTTCCAAGCAGCAAATCCCAAAAGAACAGTGGCTTATTATCAGAATCTTCTGGCGTGGATGAGAAGGTCTAG
- the LOC137720109 gene encoding protein BRASSINOSTEROID INSENSITIVE 1-like, producing the protein MKTHKSISHFPFPFFVVLLLLPPPPTSATPPPTSSSSYTDAQQLLSFKSSLPIPTLLPNWLPNQNPCSFSGIFCNGTRISSIDLSSVSLATNLTVVSNFLMALDSLESLSLKSVSLSGSISLHFPPGSKCSPLLTSLDLAHNSLSGPLSDIPNFAAACSALTFLNLSSNSLDFSTIHSSSAFPLRTIQVLDLSYNKITGPNVVPWILSDGCGNLQRLVLKGNKISGEMSVVSTCSKLEHLDLSSNNFSISLPSFGDCSALDHLDISGNKFSGDVGRAISSCKQLTFLNLSMNHFNGPIPVMPTNSLKFLSLGGNGFQGIIPMSLMDSCAELVELDLSANSLSGSVPDALSSCSLLESLDISGNNFSSELPVEILMKLANLKAVSLSFNNFYGTLPDSLSKVATLESLDLSSNNFSGSIPAGLCGDPGNSWKELYLQNNLFTGTIPPSLSNCSQLVSLDLSFNDLKGNIPSSLGSLSKLRDLIIWLNQLSGEIPQELMYLGSLENLILDFNELTGSIPIGLSNCTNLNWISLANNKLSGEVPGWIGKLPNLAILKLSNNSFSGSIPPELGDCKSLIWLDLNTNMLNGTIPPALFKQSGNIAVNFVASKTYVYIKNDGSKECHGAGNLLEFAGIRTQQLNRISTRNPCNFTRVYSGNLQLTFNHNVSMIFLDLSHNSLSGSIPKEIGSMHYLYILNLGDNNISGSIPQELGKLTGLNILDLSSNSLAGTIPPALSGLTLLMEIDLSNNLLSGMIPESGQFLTFPANSFANNSGLCGYPLASCGGALGPIANTHQKSHRRQASLAGSVATGLLIALFCIFGLLIVAIETKKRRKKKETALDVYIDSRNQSGTANGWKLTGAREALSINLSTFEKPLQKLTFADLLKATNGFHDDSLIGSGGFGDVYKAQLKDGSTVAIKKLIHISGQGDREFTAEMETIGKIKHGNLVPLLGYCKVGEERLLVYEYMKYGSLDDVLHEPKKAGIKLNWAARRKIAIGSARGLAFLHHNCVPHIIHRDMKSSNVLVDENLEARVSDFGMARLMSTMDTHLSVSTLAGTPGYVPPEYYQSFRCSTKGDVYSYGVVLLELLTGKRPTDSADFGDNNLVGWVKQHAKLKISDVFDPELMKEDVSLEIELLQHLKVACACLDDRPWRRPTMIEVMAMFKEIQAGSGMDSQSTIATEDGGFGVVEMVEMSIKEVPESKQ; encoded by the coding sequence ATGAAAACCCACAAGTCCATTTCTCACTTCCCCTTCCCCTTCTTcgtcgtcctcctcctccttcctccgCCACCCACCTCTGCAACTCCGCCACCCACATCCTCCTCTTCTTACACAGACGCCCAGCAACTCCTcagcttcaaatcctcccttccaATCCCGACCCTCCTCCCCAACTGGCTCCCCAACCAAAACCCATGTTCCTTTTCTGGTATTTTCTGCAATGGAACAAGGATTTCCTCCATAGACCTCTCCTCCGTCTCTCTCGCCACAAATCTGACCGTTGTTTCCAACTTCCTCATGGCCCTTGACTCCcttgaatctctctctctcaaatctgTTTCTCTCTCCGGCTCCATCTCCCTCCACTTCCCTCCGGGATCCAAGTGCAGCCCTCTCCTCACCTCCTTAGATCTGGCTCACAACTCCCTCTCCGGCCCTCTTTCCGACATCCCCAACTTCGCCGCCGCTTGCTCCGCCTTGACATTCCTCAACCTCTCCTCAAACTCTCTCGATTTCTCCACCATACACTCCTCATCTGCCTTTCCCCTACGCACCATCCAGGTTCTCGATCTTTCTTACAACAAGATTACAGGCCCCAACGTCGTCCCTTGGATCTTATCCGACGGTTGCGGTAACTTGCAGAGGTTGGTTTTAAAAGGGAACAAAATCTCCGGCGAGATGAGCGTTGTCTCCACCTGCAGCAAGCTGGAGCACTTGGACTTGTCCTCCAACAACTTCTCcatttctcttccttctttcgGCGATTGCTCGGCTTTGGACCACCTTGACATCTCTGGCAACAAGTTTTCTGGCGACGTTGGCCGCGCTATCTCCTCCTGCAAGCAGCTCACTTTCTTGAACCTCTCTATGAACCACTTCAACGGTCCGATTCCAGTCATGCCCACCAACAGTTTGAAGTTCCTATCCCTTGGAGGGAATGGGTTTCAAGGTATAATTCCTATGAGCTTAATGGATTCGTGTGCAGAGCTTGTGGAGCTCGATCTGTCGGCAAATAGCCTTTCGGGGTCGGTTCCTGATGCATTGAGCTCTTGTTCTTTGTTGGAGTCGCTGGACATATCCGGCAATAACTTTTCCAGTGAGTTGCCCGTTGAGATTTTGATGAAGCTCGCCAACTTAAAGGCTGTGTCGCTTTCTTTCAACAATTTCTATGGTACTCTGCCCGATTCTCTGTCTAAGGTCGCCACATTGGAGAGTTTGGATCTCAGCTCCAACAACTTTTCTGGGTCAATCCCAGCTGGGCTGTGCGGGGATCCTGGCAACAGCTGGAAGGAGCTGTACCTTCAGAACAATCTGTTTACCGGCACGATTCCTCCGTCTCTGAGTAACTGTTCTCAGCTTGTTTCTCTTGATTTGAGCTTCAATGACCTCAAGGGCAACATCCCTTCGAGCTTGGGGTCGTTGTCCAAGCTTCGCGATTTGATCATTTGGTTGAACCAGCTGAGTGGGGAAATCCCACAGGAGCTGATGTACCTTGGATCGCTTGAGAATCTCATTCTGGACTTCAACGAGCTTACAGGGTCGATTCCCATCGGTCTAAGCAACTGCACCAATTTGAATTGGATTTCATTGGCAAACAACAAGTTGAGTGGTGAGGTTCCCGGGTGGATTGGGAAGCTTCCAAATCTAGCAATACTCAAGCTCAGTAACAACTCATTCTCTGGTAGTATTCCCCCAGAGCTCGGTGACTGTAAGAGCTTGATATGGTTGGATCTCAATACCAACATGTTGAATGGCACAATCCCTCCTGCGCTTTTCAAGCAATCCGGAAACATTGCAGTGAATTTTGTTGCTTCCAAAACGTATGTTTATATCAAGAATGATGGTAGCAAGGAGTGCCATGGAGCAGGAAATTTGCTCGAGTTTGCGGGGATCAGAACTCAGCAGCTGAACAGGATTTCGACAAGAAATCCCTGCAACTTCACTAGAGTATACAGTGGTAATCTCCAACTAACGTTTAACCATAACGTTTCTATGATTTTCCTTGACCTTTCGCATAACTCCTTGTCCGGTAGCATTCCCAAAGAGATTGGGAGCATGCACTATCTCTATATTTTGAATTTGGGCGATAACAATATATCTGGGTCAATCCCTCAAGAGCTTGGAAAATTGACCGGGCTTAACATTCTTGATCTCTCTAGCAATAGCCTCGCGGGGACTATTCCACCGGCTCTGAGTGGCCTTACCTTGCTGATGGAGATTGATCTTTCAAACAACCTTTTGTCTGGAATGATTCCAGAGTCGGGTCAGTTTTTGACGTTCCCTGCCAACAGTTTCGCCAACAATTCTGGCCTCTGTGGCTATCCATTGGCTTCGTGTGGGGGGGCTTTGGGGCCAATTGCAAATACACATCAAAAGTCCCATCGACGACAAGCATCCCTGGCAGGCAGTGTGGCAACGGGGTTACTCATCGCACTTTTCTGCATCTTTGGTTTGCTTATTGTTGCCATTGAAACCAAGAAAAGgcgaaaaaagaaggaaacagcCCTTGATGTTTATATTGACAGTCGTAACCAATCAGGAACTGCCAATGGCTGGAAGCTAACTGGTGCCCGGGAAGCATTAAGCATCAACCTTTCGACGTTTGAGAAGCCCCTTCAAAAGCTCACGTTTGCAGATCTTCTAAAGGCCACCAATGGTTTCCACGATGACAGCCTTATTGGCTCGGGTGGTTTTGGTGATGTATACAAGGCCCAGTTGAAAGATGGCAGCACTGTAGCCATAAAGAAACTAATACATATCAGCGGACAGGGTGATCGGGAATTCACTGCCGAAATGGAAACAATAGGGAAGATCAAGCACGGGAACCTTGTACCCCTCCTTGGATACTGCAAAGTAGGAGAAGAACGGCTTTTGGTTTATGAGTACATGAAATATGGAAGCTTAGATGATGTTTTACATGAACCGAAGAAAGCTGGCATCAAGTTAAACTGGGCTGCAAGGAGGAAGATTGCCATTGGGTCCGCGAGGGGACTGGCCTTTCTTCACCACAATTGTGTCCCACACATCATTCACAGGGATATGAAATCGAGCAACGTGCTGGTTGATGAAAATTTGGAAGCCAGAGTCTCCGATTTTGGAATGGCAAGGCTTATGAGTACAATGGACACCCATTTGAGTGTGAGCACTCTTGCAGGCACCCCTGGTTATGTCCCTCCTGAATACTACCAGAGCTTTAGATGCTCCACGAAAGGCGATGTTTATAGTTATGGAGTAGTATTGCTTGAGCTGCTAACAGGAAAACGTCCTACAGATTCAGCAGATTTTGGCGACAATAATCTCGTGGGTTGGGTAAAACAACACGCTAAATTGAAAATAAGTGATGTTTTTGATCCAGAGCTCATGAAAGAGGACGTGAGCCTTGAAATTGAGCTTTTACAGCACTTGAAGGTAGCTTGTGCTTGTTTGGACGATAGGCCATGGCGGCGTCCAACAATGATCGAAGTGATGGCAATGTTCA